The proteins below come from a single Eucalyptus grandis isolate ANBG69807.140 chromosome 3, ASM1654582v1, whole genome shotgun sequence genomic window:
- the LOC120291274 gene encoding ATP phosphoribosyltransferase 2, chloroplastic-like produces the protein MALCRLRSRSQTPMADQMASGEGFGLDCELPVPLDNPRQLFAQIPQIPNLEVYFQNTEDIVKLLLSGDLDMGIVGLDTVSEYGQGKEDLIIVHNALGYGHCYLSLEIPKEHEDFEKINSVMELSQMPKWNEKEPLVVATSFPKLGQKFMKEKGLKHVRFFSPKGAVEVAPKMGTAHVVLDLVNTGETLRANNLREIDGGIALESQAVLVASRKSLLYRVGALGTTHEILKRLEEHLKAVGQFKVTGYMSGSSFEEVAEQVFSQLTLSGLEEPAIHQVFHRRDGEMVVDSYAIDICGPKELLDSPVQQQLRAMGACRVQVSQITKIYDQVNSKWQELRSKLGEENLSKLGL, from the exons ATGGCTCTTTGCCGTCTGCGGTCGCGGTCACAGACTCCAATGGCAGACCAGATGGCGAGCGGAGAGGGATTTGGCTTG GATTGCGAATTGCCGGTCCCGCTGGATAATCCTCGACAATTATTTGCACAAATTCCACAG ATCCCTAATTTGGAAGTCTACTTTCAAAACACAGAGGACATTGTAAAACTATTGCTGTCTGGAGATCTAGACATGGGAATAGTGGGTTTAGACACAGTTAGTGAATATGGGCAG GGTAAAGAAGATCTTATTATTGTTCACAATGCTCTTGGTTATGGGCATTGCTACTTGTCTCTCGAA ATTCCCAAAGAACATGAGGACTTTGAGAAGATCAATTCGGTGATGGAGCTATCACAAATGCCCAAATGGAATGAAAAGGAACCACTCGTAGTTGCTACTTCTTTCCCCAAG CTGGGGCAGAAGTTTATGAAAGAAAAGGGACTGAAGCATGTGAGGTTTTTTTCTCCTAAAGGAGCAGTGGAGGTAGCACCCAAG ATGGGTACTGCTCATGTTGTTTTGGACCTTGTAAATACTGGAGAAACACTACGGGCAAATAACTTGAGAGAAATTGATGGCGGGATAGCGTTGGAAAGCCAG GCTGTTCTTGTGGCAAGCAGGAAGTCACTACTCTATCGGGTCGGTGCTCTTGGCACAACTCATGAGATTCTTAAAAGATTGGAGGAACATTTAAAAGCAGTTGGCCAGTTCAAG GTGACAGGGTATATGAGTGGGAGTAGTTTCGAGGAAGTCGCTGAGCAAGTATTCAGTCAATTAACACTCTCTGGTTTGGAG GAGCCTGCCATACATCAAGTCTTTCACCGACGTGATGGAGAAATGGTTGTAGACAGCTATGCAATAGACATTTGCGGTCCTAAAGAGTTGCTTGATAGCCCTGTGCAGCAGCAGCTGAGAGCA ATGGGGGCTTGCAGAGTTCAGGTATCTCAGATTACTAAGATTTACGATCAAGTGAATTCCAAATGGCAGGAGCTTCGGTCCAAACTTGGGGAGGAGAATCTGTCCAAACTCGGGCTTTAG